The following are from one region of the Syngnathus acus chromosome 19, fSynAcu1.2, whole genome shotgun sequence genome:
- the grid2ipb gene encoding delphilin isoform X4: protein MSVETMNCLGIFIPKKHRQRFDESVSQNVINRLCRSKSISEPQGRIRRSRSEDHSDRHRGTKRASSVPRDGGEPGGRGEGERDRSHRKSVSGVQTHPPIGPNQRLIRVYRGKKTFGFTLRGHAPVCIDSVIADSPAEECGLKPGDRILFLNGLDMRNCSHEKVVSMLQGSGAMPTLVIEDGPSDYSSDPTDPEETPTLSSNTLPRSRSPILSSLQWVAEILPPSIKVHGRTFSQQLEHLLTIQERYTVCKALETFFQHRNLDTLIVDVFPVLDTPAKQLIWQFIYQLLTYDEQERCQSKLSRFLGFKSSAVLDPDASSEHHRRSSSVRISGTSFRGGVRERSSDDCIIGTHLGMGIHVDECGSQEERQSGDGTSFPESPDLSHMSGVYTELENVYAGKSVSPLHGGTPAESEGPGQTEAYGRSLSPLTLPPLAGNRKSGLSLTWKEPLPTSVYGMQHQSSVESNPYVSLESPPTSPQHSPGTLGRRKKLFTFSRPPRSRDTDKFLDSLSEQLGHQVNLVNDYVPGENDYEEIYQGACFRRRSVPMSFPEDQDMGFMHRQLSSGSSEEHSSSDDVSSPCYSSGSEHIPPPPEQSPPPPPPFQVLFPPPVQFTDPVPPARFSPEHVPRSRMPFHPHHPIIPPPPPPLRTLLSNRSPLHKVPPAREDATGRRFQTLSHGRTTFTTTTILRSSRPGYLPRQLSQPQPICQPSPKPSPQTLRPSQLVLHRHHQLHHQHSYQGPMPPSLEDHNPTQGHKQDPASFHKSHVTLSSHTLRQDPDSQQAAPPPPPPLPPPCAPPPLPKPGQASDTNHMSVKRLRWEQVENSEGTIWGQLGEDSDYDKLTDMVKYLDLDQHFGTQRRSMSPSEPTFLPENFKKKDVVEILSHKKAYNASILIAHLKLSPDELRQVLMDMTTDRLEPAHIKQLLLYAPDEDEVKKYEQFDQDPAKLSEPDQFIFQMLMVPEYKTRLRSLHFKTTLQERMEEMKVAYDYIYKASVELKTSKKLAKILEFVLAMGNYLNNGQPKSHRTTSFKINFLTELSTTKTVDGKSTFLHILAKSLCQHFPELLNFSRDLTTVLLAAKVNQRVVTTELSDLHATIQDIRAACLKIPLTSEDHFASVMSSFLENSHPAIQSLESLQSRAMEEFSKVASFFGEDGKSTSTDTFFAIFADFISKFERALNETQTPENPKSPRLSSPLAW, encoded by the exons ATGAGCGTTGAAACGATGAATTGCCTTGG AATCTTCATTCCCAAGAAGCACCGGCAGCGCTTCGACGAGTCCGTCTCTCAGAACGTAATCAACAGGCTGTGCCGCAGTAAGAGCATCAGCGAACCGCAAGGAAGAATCCGTCGCAGCCGGAGCGAGGATCACTCGGACCGTCACCGCGGAACCAAACGGGCCAGTTCGGTGCCCCGGGATGGAGGGGAGCCCGGTGGGAGGGGCGAGGGGGAACGAGATAGAAGCCACAGGAAGTCGGTCTCCGGGGTACAGACACACCCCCCTATTGGACCTAATCAAAG GCTCATTCGTGTCTACAGAGGCAAAAAGACTTTCGGCTTCACGCTGCGAGGTCACGCTCCAGTCTGCATCGATTCAGTCATTGCAG ATAGTCCTGCTGAAGAATGTGGACTAAAACCAGGTGACCGCATCCTCTTTCTCAACGGACTGGACATGAG GAACTGTTCCCATGAAAAAGTGGTGTCAATGCTGCAGGGCAGCGGTGCCATGCCCACCCTGGTTATAGAAGACGGTCCGTCTGATTACTCCTCAGACCCGACAGACCCGGAGGAAACTCCGACTCTGTCTTCCAACACTTTGCCGCGCTCGAG ATCTCCTATCCTGAGCTCCCTCCAATGGGTGGCGGAGATCCTTCCACCCAGCATTAAAGTCCACGGGAGGACATTTAGTCAGCAGTTGGAGCACTTGCTGACAATCCAGGAGCGCTACACAGTCTGTAAGGCCTTGGAGACTTTTTTCCAGCACAG GAATTTGGATACGCTTATCGTCGATGTGTTTCCAGTATTGGACACGCCGGCGAAGCAGCTGATTTGgcaatttatttatcaattgcTGACTTATGATGAGCAGGAACGTTGTCAAAGCAAGCTGTCGCGTTTTCTGGGTTTTAAAAGCAGTG ctgtTTTAGATCCTGACGCCAGTTCGGAGCACCATCGGAGGAGCAGCTCCGTGCGAATATCCGGCACGTCGTTTCGTGGCGGAGTGCGAGAAAGAAGTTCGGATGACTGTATCATCGGAACGCACTTGGGAATGG GAATTCATGTGGATGAATGTGGCAGTCAAGAGGAGAGGCAGTCAGGAGATGGAACCTCCTTCCCTGAGTCTCCTGACCTCAGTCAC ATGTCAGGCGTGTACACAGAGCTGGAGAATGTGTACGCAGGGAAGAGCGTGTCCCCATTGCACGGGGGCACCCCGGCGGAGTCCGAGGGGCCGGGACAGACCGAGGCTTACGGccgctctctctcccccctcacTCTCCCCCCTCTCGCAG GTAACCGTAAATCGGGCTTGTCCCTCACCTGGAAGGAGCCCCTCCCAACCAGCGTCTATGGGATGCAGCATCAAAGCAGCGTGGAATCCAACCCCTACGTCAGCTTAGAGAGCCCCCCGACTTCACCCCAACACAGCCCCGGCACGTTGGGCCGCCGCAAAAAGCTCTTCACCTTTTCCCGCCCGCCCCGAAGCCGCGACACCGACAAGTTCCTCGATTCCCTCAGCGAGCAACTTGGCCACCAGGTCAATTTGGTGAACGACTACGTGCCGGGCGAGAACGACTATGAGGAG ATATATCAAGGTGCTTGTTTCAGAAGAAGAAGTGTACCT ATGAGCTTCCCAGAAGATCAGGACATGGGCTTCATGCATCGGCAGCTCAGTAGTGGCAGCAGTGAGGAGCACAGTAGCAGCGATGACGTTTCTTCCCCCTGCTACTCTTCTGGCTCCGAGcacatcccccctccccctgaGCAGAgccccccgcctcctccaccCTTCCAGGTCTTGTTCCCGCCTCCAGTCCAGTTCACAGATCCCGTCCCACCCGCCCGTTTCTCCCCGGAACACGTCCCGCGCAGTCGGATGCCTTTCCATCCTCATCACCCCATCATCCCCCCTCCTCCGCCCCCTTTGAGGACCCTCCTGTCCAATCGCTCTCCCCTCCACAAGGTTCCGCCCGCCAGGGAGGACGCCACCGGACGGCGTTTCCAAACACTATCCCACGGCCGCACCAccttcaccaccaccacaatcCTGCGATCATCCCGCCCCGGCTACCTCCCCCGCCAGCTCAGCCAACCCCAACCCATTTGCCAGCCGTCCCCCAAGCCGTCCCCTCAGACGTTGCGGCCCAGCCAGCTAGTCCTGCACAGGCACCATCAGCTCCACCACCAACACAGCTACCAAGGGCCGATGCCCCCGTCCCTCGAAGATCATAACCCAACGCAGGGTCACAAACAAGACCCTGCCTCATTTCACAAATCCCACGTCACCCTCTCCAGCCACACCCTCAGACAAGACCCGGACTCCCAGCAG gctgctccacctcctccaccacctttGCCCCCACCCTGCGCGCCACCCCCTCTGCCTAAACCAGGTCAAGCCTCGGACACCAACCACATGAGCGTGAAGAGGCTGCGCTGGGAGCAGGTGGAGAACTCGGAAGGCACCATCTGGGGTCAG CTCGGAGAAGATTCCGACTATGACAAGCTGACAGACATGGTGAAGTATTTGGACCTTGATCAACACTTTGGAACTCAACGCCGATCCA TGTCTCCATCAGAGCCGACCTTCCTGCCTGagaactttaaaaagaaagatgtTGTGGAAATTCTGTCTCACAAGAAAGCCTACAATGCAT CCATCCTCATCGCCCATCTGAAGCTCTCCCCCGACGAGCTCCGCCAGGTCCTGATGGACATGACCACCGACAGGCTGGAGCCCGCCCACATCAAACAGCTGCTCCTCTACGCCCCCGACGAGGACGAAGTCAAAAAGTACGAACAGTTCGACCAGGACCCGGCCAAACTCAGCGAACCCGaccaatttattttccag ATGCTGATGGTGCCCGAGTATAAAACCCGTCTGAGGAGTCTCCACTTCAAGACCACCCTGCAGGAGAGGATGGAAGAAATGAAGGTGGCCTATGATTACATCTACAAGGCTTCAGTGGAACTGAAGACCAGCAAAAAATTGGCCAAAATACTCGAG TTTGTACTTGCAATGGGGAACTACCTCAACAACGGTCAACCCAAGAGTCACAGGACAACCAGTTTCAAGATCAACTTCCTCACCGAG CTCAGCACGACCAAAACGGTGGATGGGAAATCGACTTTCCTCCACATTCTGGCCAAGTCTCTGTGCCAGCATTTCCCAGAGCTTCTTAACTTTTCCAGAGACCTCACCACGGTGCTTCTGGCAGCCAAGG TGAACCAGAGGGTGGTGACCACAGAGCTGAGCGACCTTCACGCCACCATCCAGGACATCAGAGCGGCTTGTTTGAAAATCCCTCTCACCTCTGAGGACCACTTTGCTTCTGTCATGAGT AGCTTTCTGGAGAACAGTCACCCTGCAATCCAGTCTCTGGAGTCACTGCAGAGCAGAGCTATGGAGGAGTTCTCCAAAGTGGCTTCTTTCTTTGGAGAAGACGGCAAGAGCACCAGCACAGATacattttttgccatttttgcaGACTTCATTTCGAAATTTGAG AGGGCCCTCAATGAGACCCAGACACCGGAGAACCCAAAAAGTCCCAGATTATCATCCCCTCTGGCTTGGTAG